gcaattctcctgcctcagcctcccgagtagctgggactacaggcattcacatgcaccatcacaccaggctaatttttttgtattttttttacagagacggagtttcaccatattagccaggctggtcttgaaatcttgCGCAAAAAtgagccgcccgcctcggcctctcaaagtgctgggattacagactcaagccaccgcgcccagcccgcaTTTTCTCTTGACTAAAACCTCCCCTGAGACTTCATCTTCCCTAATCCTTCCAGCAATCCCTGTGTTTGGCATTCCAGTCACAAGCCACAATGGGTcctgtattttttcctttctgtgagtTCTAAAGTATTTTTTGTTATGCTCATGGTTCTTCTTTCCTACAGGTTGTAGGTCATGAAAGGTAGAAATTGTCGCTTCTCTCTACATGACAGGGATGGATATTCTGTTAATACCGTTGCCTGACTAGGAAGTGAGTGGACATTCAAAACATCTTTCAGGGTCAAGTAAGTTGCCGGGGGTCGCCATCTATTAGAATTCAGTTATTTAAAGACAAGGACTGGGCGCGGTCCTGTATTacggactcacgcctgtaatcccagcactttgggaggccgaggcgggcgaatcacctgaggtcgggagtttgagacctgcctgaccaacatggtgaaactccgtctctgctaaaactacaaacttagctgggcgtggtggcaggtgcctgtaatcccagatactcgggaggctgaggcaggaaaatcgattgaaccttggaggtggaggttgcggtgaaccgagatagcgccattgcactccggcctggtgacagagcgagactccataacaaaacaaattataaaataaataaataaataaagataagcaAGAGCCACTTAGTGCGGGGAACacaatttgtatatttattttgtttctatgtgGATCATAACAAGGCAGGCACAGCTTAGTACAAATCGATGACCCGTCTCAAAGAGCCGACTTTCGCATCTGCACCCCCCCAGTCGTGGTACCTCCTGTAGTCCCCAGGCCTCAGCAGATACTGCCGCCCCCGGTAGTTGGGCATTTCATAGAGGACCCAGCAGCCCTCCAGTACGTGGAGGGAATAGATCTCATGGAGACGGAAGAGTTCTGGGACACAGGCGCAGTCATCAGTGAGCTCAGACATAAGGCCTCGGTAGTCATCTCTCTCGTACAGCCTTAACTTGTGAGACCTGGTCTGTCATGGcaataaacaaaagaagaaaaataaacagcgTGCATCCTTGGGTGTCAACGAAAGTGACACAATCGGTCTGTATCTTCATGAAgtgtgacttttatttttgagataaaggtcttgctgtgttgcccaggctggagtacagtggcaggatcactgctcactgcaactttcacctctgggcttaagcgatcctcccacctcagcctcccaagtagctgggatcacaggtgtgcaccatgacacccagctaatttatttttaaatttttttttgtagagacggagtctcactatgttgcccagggtggtcttgaatccctgggctcaagtgatcctctcaccttggcctcccaaaatgttgggagccactgcacctgattgAAACGTGGTTTTTAAACCAGTTGATAAAGTGTTTCTCCCCTGAACCCACTTTTAATGTTGTTATTCtaacaaattaggaaaaatattaaaataaatctgaCCTGATCAGTGAACTGGAGATGTTGTGGAagaaacaaacattaaaatacaGGCAATAAAACTGTATTCTTTGTAAGCAACCATCAATACAATTGTAGTCAGTGAGTCTGTAGTGAGGATTTCAACTCTCATATCCATTTTTACTCCATATAATTGAGTCTTATCAAGCTTGTTTTTGAGTCACTTTTTGCACTTATAATTTACAGTGATTTATATTTACACTGAGTCCACATGTGTTTTCAAGTGACATTTTGCCAGGTCATTTGTGCCATTTGAATTTCTTGTCCCCCAAAAATGCCTATTTTATTTATACCTCTTTGTGCATCTGCATATTTTTTTAgcctaaatttgttttttttttttgttttttttgagatgaagtctcactctgtcacccaggctggagtgcagtggcatgatctccgctcactgcaacctcggactcctgggttcaagcaattcttctgtcttagcCACCTgcttagctaggactacaggcacgcaccaccatgcctggctaatgttttgtattttggtagagacagggtttcaccatgttggccaggctggtcttgaactcctgacctcaagtgatctgcccagcttggcctcccaaagtgctaggattacaggcatgagccactaagtCTGGCCATGATTTCAATTCTTGAATCTCCTTGTCACACCACATAACTTGGTGCCATCAGAAAGTGTAAACACATGCTGCATGTGATTAAAAAAGATTAACCAGCATTTTGGTGAGGACCATGTTCTATGAAATCCTAATCAATTGTGTGTCTCTGGTATTTGTAAGAAACTAGTTGATAATGACTCCTGGAAATTATAAATCCACACAAGTTGAAACGTATTTTCTTAGGTTCTAGTAAGTCCCAGAATGTAGTGAAAAAAATTTCCAATGCAGTCGGAATACATTATACCTATATGTTATCCCATAGTCTGTTaactttttatcattaaaaaataattatcatggccgggtgcagttgcttatgcctgtaatcctagcactttgggaggccgaggtgggcggatcacctgaggtcaggagtttgagaccagcctgaccaacatggagaaaccccgtctctactaaaaatacaaaattagccaggcatggtggcgcatgcctgtaatcccagctacaagggagactgaggcaggagaattgcttgaacctgggaagcagaggttgtggtgagctgagattatgccattgtactccagcctaggcaacaagggcaaaagtgaaactctgtctcaaaaaaaaaattatctagataAACTAGATagacttttcattttccttctttctttctttctttctttctttctttctttctttctttctttctttctttttttttgttactgaatAAGGTGACTTTTATGTAGAAATTAGGGATCATCTAGATGCTACCAAGTTTAATTTAAAGGCTATGTTGTGATTTCCCATGCCCTAAAACAATTATTGATGTGCTTAAGTAGGAGAAATAGagattattgttttgttttgttttgttctgtgtttttaAGGCTTGAGGGTCAGGCCTTGTTGTGAACACTCATGCTGAGTTGGAGCAAACTGACTTTTATAAGCAGGAATTGATGGCCATGGATCATTGATGCTTTCACATCAGTCAGGTTGAAGCAAGACTCACATGAGGAATTATACGGCAGGATTGGACCGAGTCGCTGAGGCCCATCCAGTGCTGATAGTCGGGGTACTTGCCTCGGCGCAGGAAGTACTGGTGGCCCTGGTAATTGGGGCGCTCATAGAGCATCCAGCAGCCGCTGTCTACTCGGATGGAGTTGCAGCGGCTGAAGTAGACCCGCAGGTTGGGGCAGTCACTGATGCAATTGTAGCAGCGACCCTGAAAGTCTCGGTCCTCGAAGAAGGTGATCTGAGGTAGAAATAAGGTGACAGTAGACAGTCAGCTGGAAGGAACATCCCCACACACCCCAGACCCCCAATAGACATGGCATAGCATCTCCACAGGCTCACCTTCCCCATGGTTGTTGACAGAGGGTGATTAGCATGTAGTATGATGGGGACAAAGGGGCAACTGGTATATATAGCAGGAAAGCTGCCGTGTTggcaaaaacaacacaaaagggACCTGGGGGTGGTGCATAGGGGGATTTctgtattctctctctttttttttcatctgagaTCATGGGGCAggggactctctctctctctttctggcatTTTCGAGTTGTCCTCACTAGCTCCAGTGAAAGGTATTAAAGTCAGCAGAGCCATTATGACCTTGGAGACAAAGGGCGCACTTCTCATCCTATGCAGCTCACTAGAAATACATTACATGCCCAGCATTCTGCAATGTTTGCCTATGAAAACTGCTGAGATGGGGGTTGGTGGTTCCATCTGAGGTCACTTATGGGAAGCATATGCGGTCCAGAAGGACATGAATTGTGAAGAGGCAACAACAAAATCCCAAACAGAAAATCCTCTAATTGAAAGacaattatatttcttaaatgacttCATCAGTATGATACAGtcttgataaaaatgttttgcgTATATTTAGGTAGGGAAAACATAAGATTAGAAGTGTGTACTATACTAACATATCAATCATGGTAATCAATAAATGGCAAGATTATAGatcttagctttattttttttattttgttttttgctgctgttttcttaattttctattaCATCTGCCATCTTCAGCCAGAcaggaaaaaaattctattataaagataacaATTTCAtgagatgaaaaaataataaaatcaatcttTAAATGTATGGCTTTGAGGTGCTGGTGAAAAGCAGTAAATACTGGAAGCAGGTATATTTTGCTTGGAGATTAAACACTTCTTGAgctgaaaataaaaaggtaacCTGAGAGTCTGTGAGAGGCTCAAAGAGCAGAAGAATACGCAGGATCTTtccactcccctccccctgccaccctCCTTCtaacattgcttttgttttttaaaattagcatgaTGATTGCCTGTGTTTTTCCTTTCAATAGTATCACTGTTTCATTGAACCCAAGTGACTGCCTGAGAGTCTTCTCCATTGCTGCCAATGTATTGATTTAGAAGCACTCCTCAGATGTGCAAGGGTGGAGGAAGACTCCAAACCCCAGACTGTCTTTTGTCATTCCACATGTATGTAGGAAGATGAAATCAAACACCTTTGTGCTTTAGACCCACGGGGGTATTCTAAAAGAGTATTTGACCACAGCTAGCAACACATTCACAATGTCATTTGTGAAAATCCTCAGGCAGCATGTAAGGCAAATGCGCAGGTGGTAAAAGGAGAGACAGCAATAGCTACCgagaaaaaaataactagcaGAGCTAGGCAAAAGAAAACTGGGTGACGTCCTATGAAGCTAGACACCTAGCAGTGCATGCAGGGACCACAGGTTGCTGATTCCCTCCTTTGCGTCCCTTCTAATTAGCTGCAGGCCTACTGGTAAATCTTACTTACAACCATAATCAAACCCAGTGTGGAAAACGTTGCATTGGTCTCCCAGCCCTGCATGAGAATACACCACCATTTTCAGAAAAAGTCTACAACCCCCATCTGTGTTTTTGCACATGCTGATGAAAACTGTTCTGCAGACAGATGGCACACCAGAACCTTAAGAAATGTATCATGCATACTGACATTCATGTGACCAAGTTGTTATTACATACATTGACAGGCTAAGCCATGTGCCTAATCAGCATTTTGGAAAGGTACTAAAAGACCAGAACATCTTCTCTCCTAGTAGTCTTTATAGTCTACTGAGAGAAAGcctgtattcatttttcttttaatgctttattgaaatgagttttaaaaattttttcatatgAGAACACAGTAAAGGCAATCAATGacagattaattttattttggattaacTCTTTGAAAATCTGCCTCCCACTCCATCTCTGTGCAATATTTAATGCCACACATTTGTAAAATATGCTACAAAGCCAGCTTGCTCTAATACAGAAATACTATATACTCTCTGAATTCTCCAGCAATCTGCCAGTCACAATGAAGTAGCATAagatcatactttttttttaacaaaatgtagCCATGTAATATGCTTCTAAAAGAAGAAAGCTCAACATCAAAAATAACACTTCAATTCAGTTATATCAAAAACTAGttgtaaagaaaaatgtactGGCGAAAGCTGTGGTTTTAAGATGATGCTTCTCATCTGCTCCCAGAGAATCTATTATGAAGTTCCATGGTACAATTCCAATTTTCTAAGTGACCTGCAGAATAAAAGATGATTTTGGTATCAAGCACATCAATTTAACATGGACACAAACATTAGCTTTAAGTCTATAGGCAGTTAAGGTCAAATATCAGATACTAACTTACTGACAAAGATAGATTAGATTAATGTAATTACAAAAGAATTTTCATGGAATTATTCTGATATATTTGGAAATTGAGTTATATTTCCCAACTAAATGCAATATGTGATCCCATACTGGATCttatacagaaggaaaaaaatgcttaaaaagaaCATTATTGGGTCAATTGACAAAATTGGTGTATAGAGAGTAGATTAAATAAAAGTACCAATAATAGATATTCTGAAGTTGATAACTATTCTGCGGTTATTTAAGAGAATGACTTTGTTCTTAAGAAATACACACCTAGGGACATAGGGTAAAGTGGTAGAGTATATATAACTTCTaatggctcagaaaaaaaaatatatatctttatctatatacagagagacaaagacagaataTAATAAAGCTAATAGAACAAAACATTAACAATTTGTGACTCTGCATAAAAGGAATATGTGGGTTCTTTGTATATTATTCTTGCAAATTTTctctaagtttgaaattattttcacattaaaaagttATACTTCTCTTAACCAGTACTACCCAAAGCAAATCAGTTTTTGGCCTTTTAGCAGTTACGTGTTATGCTTGTAGGATACTATTTTGAATTTCTGATGTATTGCTttggatttaaatttaaattgtccTCTCTCTATGTCTCATTTCCTTCCACGATAGCATGAATTTTTCATGAGTGGTGATAAAGAGAGTGATTATATTATTGCTTGACAGTGTCCtgacacttttcttttctttttattttttgagagacttgctctgtcacccaggctggagtgcagtggcatgatcttggctcactgcaagctctgcctcctgggttcatgccattctcctgcctcagcctcccaagtagctggtactacaggcgccaccatgtcctgctaattttttctattttttagtagagacagggtttcaccgtgttagccaggatggtcttgatctcctgacctcgtgatccgcccgcctcggctgcccaaagtgctgggattacaggcgtgagccaccatgcccggcctgtccTGACACTTTTCTAAGCCTTTACACATATAACTTATTTAGTGCTTGtagcaaccctatgaggtaggtactatcatgactttttaaagagatgaaaaactaaagcacagagagatTAGGTAGCTCACTCAAGTTATTAAGTGGGTAGCCTGGATTCAAGAAGTATGCTGTATTCTAGCTCTTTAGTATGGTCCTGTTCATTCCAAATTTATTTCCTAGTAATGTGCCCACTACTGACGCTTTCCCAGGAcaatgcagttaaaaaaaaaaatctttaaaactgtttcctagctgggcgcggtggctcacgcctgtaattgcagtactttgggaggtcgaagtgggtggatccacgaggtcaggagttcgagaccagcctgaccaacatggtgaaaccctgtctttactaaaaatataaagattagccaggcatggtgtttgcacacctataatcccagctactcaggagactgagacaggagaattgcttaaacctgggaagcagaggttgcagtgagccgagatcacatcactacactccagcctgggcaacagagcaagactccatctcaaaaaaaaaaaaactgtttcccAGAACActgagggttttgtttgtttgtttgtttgtttgttttgagacagagtctcgctctgttgcccaggctggagtgcactggtgcaatctcagcttattacaacctctgccaccggggttcaagcaattctcatgcctcagcctccctagtagctgggattataggtgtgcatcaccacactcagctaatttttgtatttttagtagggatggggtttgccatgttgttcaggctggtgttgaactcctgacctcaagtaatctgcctgccttggcgtcccaaagtgctggaattacaggcatgagccattgtacctggccaagattttttttttacagtaatttcctattttctcttaCTCTATGAAGAAATTCAGTggctggaaataaataaaaaattctgaatgAGGCATTGTTTTATCTTGAggttaaaaaaattgttctttagCTAAAAGACGTATAATATCTACaagccaaaaaggaaaaatattaagctcaaatatttaaaatgaaaatattcttcagataCCAAGCTGTGAAAGCATGTTTTTCatccatttaataaaatatttattcctttaatATAGAAAGAATTCTAACAAACCAGTgagacatacatatatgtatatttatatgtatatgtgtagcaaatatttaaatgtcaCAAGAAATATTAACAGTGATTATTTCTGAAAAGTGGGAAAGGGGTGTGAAGAAGAGGGAgttcttttgcttttcattttatattttctgtatggCTTGAAAATTTTACTTATAAGCATGTAtcactattaaaatttttaaaactagtttaAAAGATACATTACCCAAGAGTTTGAAAAAATGCCTAAAATGCACAAATAATAAAgtgtgaaagaaaaaacacaaagggTTTTCTGTCGTTTGATTGTTAAGAAAGGGCCTTTCTGGAAGGGATTCATCTCAGGGTCTGGGGCCCTACTAAAACATGGGCGTTTTTTCTTTTGACACTCCTGGGCTCGCAAGCATCAGTCAGCCTATAGAAAGGTCTGGTCCCTAGAACTGAGCCTTTGATACTATAGACAGGGTACAGAGATTTGAGAACCGTCACCTAAGGACTATTCACTTACTACCTACTGCCAATTcactaaataaaaatagttactgAATCTCTGCTGCCTGCAAAGTACTTCATATACGTGTGAGAAATactaaggaaataaaagatatgcTTCCATCAAGAATCCAACAATCTTCAGTGGTTGTGGAAGAAAACATATATggaacaaaattatatttaaaaataagataccaATGAGTAATGTTTAGAGGTAGGTTTTCCTTACATAGGGTCCATTAATGAGGCTTTGGGGGTTTTCTGTAAACCCCTATTTCAGagatctttttgtgtgtgtgattaagTTTGAAGtctagattgtgtgtgtgtgtgtgtgtgtgtgtgtgtgtgtgatttctggagttgttactgtttttttcattgttccTTTGTTTTGCTCTCTAAAACTTACTGCTTCCAAACACGTATAAAAAATGACCTCATTTTtcaaattcttcaaaaaattctTCAGAAACAAAGCTATGGTTCTAGAAAGTCTAATACcttcggccgggcacagtggctaacacctgtaatcctagcacttttagggactgaggcaggagtttgagaccagcctggacaacgtggtgaaaccccacctcta
This region of Theropithecus gelada isolate Dixy chromosome 12, Tgel_1.0, whole genome shotgun sequence genomic DNA includes:
- the CRYGA gene encoding gamma-crystallin A translates to MGKITFFEDRDFQGRCYNCISDCPNLRVYFSRCNSIRVDSGCWMLYERPNYQGHQYFLRRGKYPDYQHWMGLSDSVQSCRIIPHTRSHKLRLYERDDYRGLMSELTDDCACVPELFRLHEIYSLHVLEGCWVLYEMPNYRGRQYLLRPGDYRRYHDWGGADAKVGSLRRVIDLY